A single Phoenix dactylifera cultivar Barhee BC4 chromosome 1, palm_55x_up_171113_PBpolish2nd_filt_p, whole genome shotgun sequence DNA region contains:
- the LOC103711484 gene encoding signal peptidase complex subunit 3B-like, translating to MHSFGYRANAVVTFAVTILAVMCSLASLSDNFNVPTPTADVKVLNINWFQKQPNGNDEVSLTLNASADLSSMFTWNTKQVFVFVAAEYETPQNALNQVSLWDGIIPSKEHAKFWIHTTNKYRFIDQGSNLRGKDFNLTLHWHVMPKTGKMFADKIVMTGYHLPEEYR from the exons ATGCATTCCTTCGGCTACCGCGCAAACGCCGTCGTGACGTTCGCCGTCACGATCCTGGCGGTGATGTGCTCTCTTGCCTCCCTCTCGGACAACTTCAACGTCCCCACCCCCACCGCTGACGTCAAG GTCTTAAACATAAACTGGTTCCAGAAGCAACCAAACGGAAATGATGAG GTCAGCTTGACATTGAATGCCTCGGCCGATCTTTCATCTATGTTCACTTGGAATACTAAACAG GTATTTGTTTTTGTAGCAGCTGAGTATGAGACCCCTCAAAATGCCTTGAATCAG GTTTCACTTTGGGATGGAATAATACCATCAAAAGAGCATGCTAAATTTTGGATTCACACGACAAACAAGTACCGTTTTATTGACCAG GGAAGCAATCTCAGGGGCAAGGATTTCAACTTGACGCTGCACTGGCATGTCATGCCCAAGACTGGCAAGATGTTTGCTGATAAAATAGTTATGACCGGGTATCACCTCCCTGAGGAGTACAGATAG